The Metallosphaera hakonensis JCM 8857 = DSM 7519 genome includes the window TATAAACAAATGCACTCTCAGGTGGCGCAGAACGTTGCAGATCGCTTCTACGAGGCTAGGGAGAGGTTCTTCAAGGGACTATCCAGGTTCCCCAAGGAGAGGAAGCCCCACAGATGGTACTCGCTTGTGTACCCGCAGAGCGGGTGGAAAGTGCTGAGCGTGAAGATAATCAGGAAGAATAGCAGGGAGGCGAGGGAGGGCCACCCCAAGAAGTTGATTAAGTTGAGCCTCTCCCACCTTGGGGTGTTCAAGGTTCTGGTGCATAGGGACTTCCCCCTTGATAAGGTAAAGAGAGTGATCGTGAAGTTGATGCCTTCGGGGAGGATCTACATCTCCTTCGTGGTCGATTACGAGTTCCCCAAGCTACCTCAGGTCAACAAGGTAACTGCACTTGATGTGGGCATCAAGACCCTCATCATGACGTCCCATGGGGAGTACTTCCCCAACCTGAAGCCTTACGAGAAGGCGTTATGGAAGGTGAAGCACCTACACCGAATCCTGTCCAGGAAGAAGTTCCTCTCCAAGAACTGGTTCAAGGCGAAGGTTAAGTTAGCCAAGGCCTACGAGCACCTCAAGAACCTGAGAAAAGACCTCTACATGAGGTTAGGTAAACACTTTGCAAGGAACTACGACGTCCTCGTTATGGAGGACATAAACGTCAAGAAGCTCGTGGGCAACTCCCTCCGAAGGATGAGGATGAGGCTCCACGACGTCGCCTTCCACGAGCTCAAGATGATCTTGAAGTATCAGATGGAGAAGCACGGTAAATCCATTGCCCTTGTGGATCCGGCGTACACGTCTAAAACCTGCGCCAAATGCGGTTACGTGAAGGAAGACCTAACCCTCCTTGACCGAGTGTTCTCCTGTCCGCGATGCGGATGGATCACAGACCGTGATTACAACGCCTCCCTGAACATCTTACGTAGATCGGGGTCGGTGCGACCCTTAGGGCCTGTGGAGTTCCGCCCTCTACCGGTACTTCGGTACTGGCAAGGTGGAGCTAGGAAGCAGGAAGCCCAGTCCGTAACGGTAGACCCCAAAATCACCTCCGTAAAAATAAATCTATCTTGTTATTAAGTGTTTTCTCAAGAGTAAATATAAAATCCTTGAGATCCGATAGATCGTCTAGAAAGCAGAGGATGAGCAGCAACCTGAACTCCTCCCTTCTCATGACGTCCTTGAACACGGTGTAAAGCGAGTAGAAGACCATGGCCAGCACGAAGATCAACTCGCGGAAGACGAACTTGGTGGAGCTCGTGAAGGGAAGGAAGGCCTTGATGTTCCTGTAAGACGTCTCAATGGGACCCCTAACCTTGTTGTACAGCTTCAGCACTTCCCTCTTGGTTAGGTTGAGGTTGGTCGCCCTCGCGAAGTACACCACGGTCTTCCTCTTCTTCTTAACGATTTCCTTACCATACACCAGAAGTCTGAAGTTGACCTGCTCTTCCTTCTTACGTCTCTTGCTATTGGTCGCGTACTCCCCGTCGAACTCCTCGTATATCTTCACGTCCCCCACGGGGACTCCTATCACGTACTTGAACTGCGATATGAACCTGAGGACTTCCACGGTGTAGAAGCCCGCGTCCAGGGTTACGAGCCTCACCTTGAAGCCCATTCCCGCAATTTGCTCCACGAGGAACTTCACGATCTCGTCCTTGGTCATCCCGTTAACTTGGGGAACGAAGGCCAGGAGGAGCACCATTCCCTGATACTTCGTGGTCGCGGTGGCGTAGTTCCACGAGCTCCCCTTGGCCGAACTACCCAACCCGTTCACCGGCTTACCGTACCACGTCTTCGTGGTCCAATCTATGGAAACGTCGACCTCCTTCACT containing:
- a CDS encoding RNA-guided endonuclease InsQ/TnpB family protein → MPDVGFRFRAYTNSQTLRALKAQLRMACELYNTLRWADSYFYARDGKGLNQTQLRQLALDLRKQDGEYKQMHSQVAQNVADRFYEARERFFKGLSRFPKERKPHRWYSLVYPQSGWKVLSVKIIRKNSREAREGHPKKLIKLSLSHLGVFKVLVHRDFPLDKVKRVIVKLMPSGRIYISFVVDYEFPKLPQVNKVTALDVGIKTLIMTSHGEYFPNLKPYEKALWKVKHLHRILSRKKFLSKNWFKAKVKLAKAYEHLKNLRKDLYMRLGKHFARNYDVLVMEDINVKKLVGNSLRRMRMRLHDVAFHELKMILKYQMEKHGKSIALVDPAYTSKTCAKCGYVKEDLTLLDRVFSCPRCGWITDRDYNASLNILRRSGSVRPLGPVEFRPLPVLRYWQGGARKQEAQSVTVDPKITSVKINLSCY
- a CDS encoding ISH3 family transposase, encoding MVTPGLPHQNNLQQIGYKLLSMLTFKGRRAEEVARVLVSACLWKDSVEGRSNGYNVSPQTVRNYVEEQGNEVVEKLLESMRRISMEMLKGVKEVDVSIDWTTKTWYGKPVNGLGSSAKGSSWNYATATTKYQGMVLLLAFVPQVNGMTKDEIVKFLVEQIAGMGFKVRLVTLDAGFYTVEVLRFISQFKYVIGVPVGDVKIYEEFDGEYATNSKRRKKEEQVNFRLLVYGKEIVKKKRKTVVYFARATNLNLTKREVLKLYNKVRGPIETSYRNIKAFLPFTSSTKFVFRELIFVLAMVFYSLYTVFKDVMRREEFRLLLILCFLDDLSDLKDFIFTLEKTLNNKIDLFLRR